One Thalassophryne amazonica chromosome 10, fThaAma1.1, whole genome shotgun sequence genomic region harbors:
- the zranb2 gene encoding zinc finger Ran-binding domain-containing protein 2 → MSGKSFRVSEGDWVCPDKKCGNVNFARRTSCNRCGRDKTTEAKMMKAGGTEIGKTLAEKSRGLFSANDWQCKTCGNVNWARRSECNMCNTPKYAKLEERTGYGGGFNERENVEYIEREESDGEYDEFGRKKKKFRGKNNSTSSSKESQKKDLPKDEDEEEEEDDDEDGDLSKYKLDDDEDDEDGDLSKYDLNASDDDGDDDEQKKKKESRSGSSRSRSSSRSSSSRSRSRSRSRSSSSSRSGSRSRSRSRSSSRSGKGSSPLKRSRSASSSPERRQKRSRSRSSSGGRKRRRSRSHSSERHCDDDDSGSSHSGSSLKKK, encoded by the exons ATGTGGAAATGTAAACTTTGCTAGAAGAACAAGTTGTAACAGGTGTGGcagag ACAAAACTACAGAGGCGAAGATGATGAAAGCAGGAGGAACAGAAATTGGGAAAACTCTAGCTGAAAAGAGTAGAGGCCTCTTCAGTGCTAATGATTGGCAGTGCAAAAC GTGTGGCAATGTGAACTGGGCAAGAAGATCAGAGTGCAACATGTGTAACACACCAAAATATGCCAAGCTTGAAGAGAGAACAG GCTATGGTGGAGGTTTTAATGAAAGGGAAAATGTGGAATACATTGAACGTGAGGAATCTGATGGTGAATATGATGAG TTTGGtaggaaaaagaaaaagtttcGTGGGAAGAACAACAGTACATCATCTTCAAAAGAAAGTCAAAAGAAAGACCTGCCAAAAGATGaagacgaggaggaggaggaagacgaCGATGAAGATGGTGATCTTTCCAAATACAAACTGGAT gatgatgaagatgatgaagatggAGACCTGTCAAAGTATGACTTAAATGccagtgatgatgatggtgatgatgatgagcaaaagaagaagaaggagagccGCTCGGGTTCATCCCGTTCTCGTTCGTCTTCACGCTCCTCCAGTTCACGGTCGAGGTCCAG GTCCCGTTCGAGAAGCTCATCCAGTTCCCGATCTGGATCTCGCTCGAGGTCCCGCTCCAG ATCCAGCTCCAGGTCTGGAAAGGGCTCCTCTCCCCTGAAGAGGTCCCGTTCAGCCTCCTCCTCACCTGAGAGGAGACAGAAGCGCAGTCGCTCCAGGTCCTCATCTGGAGGGAGGAAACGCAGGCGTTCTAGATCCCATTCGTCCGAAAG GCACTGTGACGACGACGACTCTGGCTCCTCCCATTCTGGCTCcagtttgaaaaagaaataa